The Deltaproteobacteria bacterium genomic interval TTCCCCTGGAGCTTGAGGATTTTACCGCTGTCATCGAAGAAACATTTCCCAAGAAGCTTTTGGACGTCAACCGACAGGCCTTCCAAATCGGCAGGGATAAGGTGAAATAGCGGGTGTGCTTTGATTCGTTATTTTAATGAAAACCCCATTTCACCTTGAGAAATGGGGTTTTCTTATTGGCCCTTCACACTTTTTATTTCTTCTTTTTATTTCTTCTTGCACCTGGGATTATCAATGGCGCTCTCTTCGATGGCGATGGCCGAGGCCGGGATCATGGTCGGCGCGCCGACGAAGGGGTAGGTCTTGCTGTTGACGACGGCCACGGGAAGGGGCGATTGCATTTGATGATCGCAGGCCCGCAAGTAGATCTCGCCGTTCAGGCTTTTCTGGCGCATCCCCTCCAGGACCGGGATGAGTTTCTTGACCTCCACGGATTGGGCTTTTTTGACGCCCTCGAGCAAAAACTTAATGCCGACATAGGATCTCCCGCTGATGTTGTCGGGTTCAGGGTAGGTGGTGCCTTTATATCTTTTCTGCCACCGTTTGACGAAATCGAGGCTCTCCGGGGTGGTGACGGTCTTCATGTAGGCATCACTGACGGTGCTTCCCTGGGCGGCCTCGGGAAAGCCGCCGATGACCAGGGGGTCGCTCAGGGCATTATTGACCACCACGGCTTTAACCCCTAATTCCGTCCGCTGTTTCATCAGGATGGTGATGTCCGGTCCCCAGTTGGCCGTGAGGATGCAGTCGGCATTGGCGGCCTTGATCTTGGAGAGAAAGGGAGAAAAATCCTTGGTAAAAAAGGGATTATAATCTTCCCCGACGATCTGAGCCCCGGGCATCTGTTTGGCGATTTCCTTTTTTAAGGCGGCGGCCATATCCCGTCCATAGGAATAATCCTGGTTGAGGAGATATATTTTTTTGAATTGGGAATGATTGGCCACATAGTGTACCAGGGTACGGGCAATCATCGAAGTGTTATAGACCAGCCGGACGGAATGATAGGAAAAGTCTTTGCCGGTCGATTCATCGGACATGGAAAAATAGATGAAGACAATATTATTCTGGCCGGCCAGGTCATTCATGGCCTTGGCCACCGGTGTGCCGTATCCGGCGCAGATGAAATCCACACTTTTCTCCAGCAGATATTTCTGGGCCTTCCGGGCGGCGATATCCGGCTTGGTCTGACTGTCTTCGGCGACCACCTCCACCTTCCGGCCGTTGAGTCCTCCCTGGGCGTTAAACTCCTCCACCGCGAACTGGATGCCCAGAAGGCTTCTTTCCCCCAGGTCCTTGGCCGGCCCGG includes:
- a CDS encoding ABC transporter substrate-binding protein, whose translation is MKKSIRKRWIGVLLVGLVLGLATSVWAERPIRILMTDPLSGPAKDLGERSLLGIQFAVEEFNAQGGLNGRKVEVVAEDSQTKPDIAARKAQKYLLEKSVDFICAGYGTPVAKAMNDLAGQNNIVFIYFSMSDESTGKDFSYHSVRLVYNTSMIARTLVHYVANHSQFKKIYLLNQDYSYGRDMAAALKKEIAKQMPGAQIVGEDYNPFFTKDFSPFLSKIKAANADCILTANWGPDITILMKQRTELGVKAVVVNNALSDPLVIGGFPEAAQGSTVSDAYMKTVTTPESLDFVKRWQKRYKGTTYPEPDNISGRSYVGIKFLLEGVKKAQSVEVKKLIPVLEGMRQKSLNGEIYLRACDHQMQSPLPVAVVNSKTYPFVGAPTMIPASAIAIEESAIDNPRCKKK